The Antarcticibacterium sp. 1MA-6-2 genome has a window encoding:
- a CDS encoding TlpA disulfide reductase family protein, with amino-acid sequence MKKYLLVFCSLAILSSCKKEEKVAEAKEEAYEVLGTIKNVPDSSMVVLSADNNNIDSAYVVGEKFRLSGKIDEPTNVYLVVKNSRNYSSFWLENNSMTFEAETGNFQNARITGSKTEDENKILWAQIDPLRIEVDSLMTKILNESMLVTRRDSIRARITELREKEMELDQDFIRNYPNSLVSTNVLNIYKTTWGKDVSSDLYSELSSEQKASEKGKNILSFISHNKNPDVGDSYVDLEQPDSAGEMVKISDVKEKYTLIEFWASWCGPCRKTNPELVKNYERFKEQGLRSTLSLLTSIGIHG; translated from the coding sequence ATGAAAAAATATCTGCTCGTTTTTTGCTCCCTCGCCATCCTCTCCTCCTGTAAGAAGGAGGAAAAAGTAGCAGAAGCCAAAGAAGAGGCTTATGAAGTATTGGGTACCATTAAAAATGTTCCTGATAGTTCTATGGTGGTTCTTTCGGCCGACAATAATAATATTGATTCTGCTTATGTGGTGGGTGAAAAATTCCGGCTTTCAGGGAAAATTGACGAACCTACGAATGTTTACCTGGTGGTAAAAAATTCCAGAAATTACAGTTCCTTTTGGCTGGAAAATAATTCTATGACCTTTGAAGCTGAAACGGGCAATTTTCAAAATGCCAGGATCACCGGATCTAAAACTGAGGATGAAAACAAAATTCTCTGGGCACAAATTGATCCGTTACGGATTGAAGTGGATAGCCTGATGACGAAAATTCTCAATGAAAGCATGCTCGTAACCAGGAGGGATTCAATTAGGGCAAGAATTACAGAACTTCGGGAAAAAGAAATGGAACTGGACCAGGATTTCATCAGGAATTATCCCAATTCCCTGGTAAGCACTAATGTTTTAAATATTTACAAGACCACCTGGGGCAAAGATGTGAGCAGTGACCTGTATTCAGAACTTTCTTCAGAACAAAAAGCATCTGAAAAGGGAAAGAACATACTTTCCTTCATCAGTCACAATAAAAATCCCGATGTGGGTGACAGCTATGTTGACCTGGAGCAGCCCGATTCAGCTGGAGAGATGGTGAAGATATCTGATGTTAAAGAAAAATACACTCTAATAGAATTCTGGGCATCCTGGTGCGGACCCTGCAGAAAAACCAATCCCGAACTGGTTAAAAATTACGAGCGATTTAAAGAGCAGGGTTTGAGATCTACGCTATCTCTCTTGACCAGCATAGGGATTCATGGTTAA
- a CDS encoding tyrosine-type recombinase/integrase gives MKKNLTFHMARHTFATTVTLSNGVPIESVSKMLGHQSIKITQHYAKVLDKKLSEDMEILRKRIELNGDR, from the coding sequence ATTAAAAAGAACTTAACCTTCCATATGGCCCGTCATACTTTTGCGACGACTGTCACCCTCTCAAATGGTGTCCCTATTGAATCGGTAAGTAAAATGCTGGGCCACCAGTCTATTAAAATAACTCAGCATTATGCAAAAGTTCTGGATAAGAAATTAAGTGAGGATATGGAGATACTGAGAAAGAGAATAGAATTGAATGGGGACAGGTAA
- a CDS encoding IS110 family transposase: protein MKKLVVGIDISMNDFHACIKLRTENDVIKIKGTRTFENTEKGFQEFYSWALKQQKNNYSLKFVMEATGIYYENLAYFLYANDQNVSVVLANKIKNYAKSLNIKTKTDKGDSKMITVLE from the coding sequence ATGAAAAAGCTTGTGGTTGGCATTGATATCTCTATGAATGATTTTCATGCCTGTATTAAATTAAGAACAGAAAATGATGTTATTAAGATTAAAGGCACCCGTACTTTTGAAAATACAGAAAAAGGATTCCAGGAATTCTATTCTTGGGCTTTAAAACAGCAAAAGAATAATTATTCTCTCAAGTTCGTAATGGAGGCCACAGGGATCTATTATGAGAATCTGGCATATTTTCTATATGCTAATGACCAGAATGTATCTGTAGTGCTGGCTAATAAAATCAAGAACTACGCTAAGAGCCTTAATATCAAAACAAAAACAGACAAGGGTGACTCAAAGATGATTACGGTTTTGGAATAG
- a CDS encoding isoamylase early set domain-containing protein, translated as MAITKQNLKSKPVCKVTFTVPAKDAESVSVVGDFNEWDPKKTVLKKSKAGIFKGTVSVPAKNTYEFKYLIDGNYVNEPEADSQKWNDFACAENSVLEV; from the coding sequence ATGGCAATTACAAAACAAAATCTAAAGTCGAAACCCGTTTGCAAGGTAACCTTTACTGTTCCTGCGAAGGATGCAGAAAGTGTAAGTGTGGTAGGAGATTTTAACGAGTGGGATCCAAAGAAGACCGTGCTTAAAAAATCAAAAGCGGGTATTTTTAAGGGAACAGTTTCCGTTCCTGCGAAGAATACTTACGAATTCAAATATCTTATAGACGGGAATTACGTGAATGAACCTGAAGCAGATTCCCAAAAATGGAATGACTTTGCCTGCGCCGAGAATTCGGTTCTGGAGGTTTAA
- a CDS encoding Crp/Fnr family transcriptional regulator, whose product MNPLHQLQQKITEQHLWERELEFARNEYLKVKGSKDTNIYFVEEGSLRIFVIDEEEEHTIRFAYQNNFVAALDSFVSEKPSDLYIQALKKTRLKVISKQQYMEFIFSNEENLKLWHVILEQLVLQQIERERDLLTSSPLERYNRVLERSPQLFQEIPNRYIASYLRMTPETLSRLKKS is encoded by the coding sequence ATGAACCCCCTTCATCAACTTCAGCAAAAAATAACTGAGCAGCACCTGTGGGAACGGGAACTGGAGTTTGCGCGTAATGAATATCTTAAGGTGAAGGGCAGTAAAGACACCAACATCTATTTTGTGGAGGAGGGCAGCCTGCGCATTTTTGTTATTGATGAGGAAGAGGAGCACACGATACGCTTTGCCTACCAGAACAATTTTGTGGCTGCGCTGGATTCTTTTGTGAGTGAGAAACCTTCCGATCTTTATATTCAGGCATTGAAGAAGACGAGATTAAAAGTAATCTCAAAACAGCAGTATATGGAGTTCATCTTCAGCAATGAAGAAAACCTGAAACTGTGGCACGTGATCCTGGAGCAACTGGTGCTGCAACAAATCGAACGGGAAAGAGACCTGCTTACCTCCTCCCCGCTGGAGCGGTATAACCGGGTGCTGGAAAGGAGTCCGCAGCTGTTCCAGGAAATTCCGAACCGCTACATTGCCTCTTACCTGCGAATGACTCCCGAAACTTTGAGTCGGTTAAAAAAATCTTGA
- a CDS encoding NUDIX domain-containing protein: protein MKKFIDKLAYIHIREKKILMSLSRGKDTWYIPGGKREAGESDHEALIREIEEELTVKIELETLNYTEFLKHRHTAILKE from the coding sequence ATGAAGAAATTTATAGATAAACTGGCATACATCCACATCAGGGAAAAGAAGATCCTGATGAGCCTTAGCCGCGGAAAAGATACCTGGTATATTCCCGGCGGAAAAAGAGAAGCAGGAGAGAGCGACCACGAGGCGCTGATAAGGGAAATAGAAGAGGAGCTGACGGTAAAAATTGAACTTGAAACATTGAATTATACGGAGTTTTTGAAGCACAGGCACACGGCCATCCTGAAGGAGTAA
- a CDS encoding PH domain-containing protein, giving the protein MPIDLLKQFSVTEKVTNEEGRELFEMFLSPTEPIELYYRTSRDRVIFTDRKIIAIDIQGLTGKKKEFRMFPYSKITSWSVETVSTFDWDSDLKIWVSGVGVFAVKLGKKIHIAEIGKLLSEKVK; this is encoded by the coding sequence ATGCCCATTGATTTATTAAAACAGTTCAGCGTAACCGAAAAAGTGACAAACGAGGAGGGCAGAGAACTTTTTGAGATGTTCCTCTCCCCTACTGAGCCTATTGAGCTATACTACAGAACCTCCCGGGACAGGGTGATATTTACTGACAGAAAGATCATTGCCATAGACATTCAGGGCCTTACTGGAAAAAAGAAAGAATTCCGGATGTTTCCTTACTCCAAAATAACCTCCTGGTCTGTGGAAACAGTAAGCACCTTTGACTGGGACAGTGATCTAAAGATTTGGGTCTCAGGAGTGGGAGTTTTTGCCGTTAAACTTGGAAAGAAAATTCATATCGCCGAAATTGGGAAGTTGCTGAGTGAGAAGGTGAAGTAG
- a CDS encoding transposase codes for MSPGYKDLRDLCRELLSIKKEKQRAQSQLHALEKSHRKLEVVLKLKREQIEFFEKAIKLIKKDIKAKVNQDVVLKEKIRKIKTTPGLGFETAVILVCETNGFALFNNISQLVSYAGLDVTQNESGKYKGKTRISKRGNTRIRQALYMPSMSAVQANEPIKKLYERVKERNPDIKRKGIVAGMRKLLILAYTLWKKDEEYRKDYDWTQSKKENKSINQIPKKAEPKAPH; via the coding sequence ATGTCCCCAGGCTATAAAGATCTTAGGGATCTATGTAGAGAACTTCTTAGTATTAAAAAAGAAAAGCAACGAGCCCAATCGCAACTTCATGCCCTTGAAAAGTCTCATAGAAAGCTGGAAGTCGTTTTAAAATTAAAGAGAGAACAAATTGAATTCTTTGAAAAAGCCATTAAGCTCATTAAAAAAGATATTAAAGCCAAGGTAAATCAGGATGTGGTTTTAAAAGAGAAAATAAGAAAAATAAAAACCACCCCAGGATTAGGGTTTGAAACAGCAGTGATTTTAGTATGTGAAACAAATGGATTTGCTCTTTTTAATAACATTAGCCAATTGGTAAGCTATGCGGGATTAGATGTAACACAAAATGAGTCTGGAAAATATAAAGGGAAAACAAGAATCTCAAAACGAGGTAACACAAGGATACGCCAGGCTTTATATATGCCTTCTATGAGTGCTGTTCAAGCTAATGAGCCTATTAAAAAATTATATGAAAGAGTGAAAGAGAGAAATCCAGATATTAAAAGAAAAGGCATAGTAGCCGGAATGAGAAAATTATTGATCCTTGCCTATACCCTCTGGAAAAAAGATGAAGAATATAGAAAGGATTATGACTGGACCCAATCAAAAAAAGAAAATAAAAGTATAAACCAAATTCCAAAAAAAGCGGAGCCCAAAGCCCCGCACTAG
- a CDS encoding (deoxy)nucleoside triphosphate pyrophosphohydrolase, translated as MSKFSNLHTTKVTCAIIEHEGKVLCAQRSEQMKHPLKWEFPGGKVEVDESLEECLQREILEELGVKIEILERLPSSHHSYSAKLKIKLIPFRCRLLSTQIKLKEHLQISWFTSKEAATYDWAEADIPVLKQYFLHHNEH; from the coding sequence ATGTCTAAATTTTCAAATCTCCATACTACAAAAGTTACCTGCGCGATCATAGAACATGAGGGAAAAGTGCTTTGCGCGCAGCGGAGTGAGCAAATGAAGCATCCTCTTAAATGGGAATTTCCGGGAGGGAAAGTAGAGGTAGACGAATCTTTGGAAGAATGCCTGCAGCGGGAAATACTGGAAGAATTGGGAGTTAAAATTGAGATCCTGGAGAGACTGCCTTCCAGCCACCACTCTTATTCTGCAAAATTAAAGATCAAATTAATTCCTTTTAGATGCAGGTTATTGAGCACTCAAATAAAGCTAAAAGAACATCTGCAAATCTCCTGGTTCACCTCTAAGGAAGCAGCAACTTATGACTGGGCAGAAGCAGATATTCCCGTTCTTAAACAGTATTTTCTTCATCACAATGAGCATTAA
- a CDS encoding HNH endonuclease produces the protein MTEEAIIKYSTYFKKLRRANVKGMGMAPHKPILLLSIVQLIAKGLISTNRIFITADLLLAFKQNWKLIVDTPHSPTFSLPFFHLRSEPFWHLVAKPGKEIITTSSKSISSFNKLQENIAYAEIDRELFLLLLEIPNQLWFEQLLLEKYFQNARFSYLRPDRNYEEESIENEILNEPKEAYQNHMQRLRETLEEDDYEEEIFVRGGLFKKTIPKIYDYTCCITGMKIQSSHSLQMIDACHIFPFSLSGDDTVTNGIALSPTLHRAFDRGLITINSNFLVRVSPSIEEFNSRFTLSQFDGQQIILPEKVKYFPSQESLQWHNKEVFLL, from the coding sequence ATGACAGAAGAAGCCATAATTAAATATTCTACCTACTTCAAAAAACTTAGACGCGCCAATGTCAAAGGAATGGGAATGGCTCCTCATAAGCCAATCCTATTACTTTCCATTGTGCAATTAATTGCTAAAGGCTTAATATCAACAAATCGCATTTTCATTACCGCAGATCTTCTATTGGCGTTTAAACAGAATTGGAAGCTGATAGTTGACACTCCACATTCACCAACCTTTTCCCTTCCTTTTTTCCATCTACGATCAGAACCCTTCTGGCATTTAGTAGCTAAGCCAGGAAAAGAGATTATTACAACCAGCTCCAAAAGCATTTCAAGTTTTAATAAGCTCCAGGAAAATATTGCCTATGCTGAAATTGATCGTGAATTATTTCTGCTCCTATTAGAAATTCCAAATCAGCTATGGTTTGAGCAGCTACTACTGGAAAAATATTTTCAAAATGCCAGATTTTCTTATTTAAGACCTGATAGAAATTACGAAGAGGAAAGCATAGAAAATGAAATTTTGAATGAACCAAAAGAGGCTTATCAGAATCACATGCAAAGGCTGAGAGAAACTTTGGAGGAAGATGATTATGAAGAGGAAATTTTTGTTCGCGGTGGATTATTTAAAAAAACCATTCCAAAAATTTATGACTACACCTGTTGCATAACCGGAATGAAGATTCAGTCTTCACATAGCCTTCAAATGATTGATGCCTGTCATATATTTCCTTTTAGTCTCTCTGGAGATGATACTGTGACTAATGGAATTGCATTGTCGCCTACTTTGCATCGGGCATTTGACAGAGGTTTGATAACCATAAATTCCAATTTTCTGGTGAGAGTTTCGCCCTCTATTGAGGAGTTTAATTCAAGATTTACACTTTCACAATTTGATGGACAACAAATTATTCTTCCCGAAAAGGTAAAATATTTTCCATCTCAGGAGTCTTTGCAATGGCATAATAAAGAAGTGTTTTTGCTGTAA
- a CDS encoding (deoxy)nucleoside triphosphate pyrophosphohydrolase, with amino-acid sequence MNRISVTCAIIEQDGKILCAQRSTKMKHPLKWEFPGGKLEEAESFETCLQREIWEELGIEIKLLERLPSNFHIYSNFELELIPFRCSLQTFEIDLLEHSQILWLSVKELKDLDWAEADIPIVNFYTENYK; translated from the coding sequence TTGAATAGAATTTCAGTCACTTGTGCCATTATAGAACAAGATGGAAAAATTCTGTGCGCCCAACGCAGCACAAAGATGAAGCACCCGTTAAAATGGGAATTCCCAGGAGGAAAGCTAGAGGAAGCCGAAAGTTTTGAAACCTGCCTACAACGGGAAATATGGGAAGAACTTGGAATAGAAATTAAGCTGCTAGAGAGGTTACCTTCCAATTTTCACATATATTCGAATTTCGAATTAGAATTGATACCATTTCGCTGTTCCCTGCAAACATTTGAAATAGATCTCCTCGAACATTCACAGATCCTTTGGCTATCGGTTAAGGAGCTGAAAGATCTGGATTGGGCAGAGGCAGATATTCCTATTGTAAACTTTTATACTGAAAACTATAAATGA
- a CDS encoding DUF3427 domain-containing protein: MQKLIYSLEILVFIPSYIGSSNLSRSALTNGLEWNLKVTTQEIGHIIDKFKKTFETYWEDPEFEFYEKGKDREKLSSALKRQSSYGTNQITTFFDLKPYPYQEEILAKLQSEREVHNRWKNLLVAATGTGKTVISAFDFKRFYLQNPSAKFLFVAHRKEILQQAQITFQHVLRDANFGELWVDGNEPVSYDQIFASVQTLNNRLKKLELGSEFYDYIIIDEVHHIIADSYRPILKRFSPQILLGLTATPERMDGGDIAEDFDYKIAAEIRLPEALNRKLLSPFQYFALSDTIDLSDVNWRNGKYEINELTKLYTENDRRVSDIIHNCEEYLTDVHDVQALGFCVSQEHARYMAEKFAIANLKADYLVSSNSSSRDVIRNKLLKKEINYLFVVDIFNEGVDIPNIDTVLFLRPTESLTVFLQQLGRGLRLAENKDCLTVLDFVGNARPEYDFEHKFRALVGKTHTSIIKEIEDEFPHLPLGCSIVLEKKAKEVILKNIREATEFRRPQLLLKIQQFKHHSTLPLTLNNFLEFHHLEIRQIYRKGSWKRLCVDAKAIPDFDEPQEKELTSCMQKKLMYCNSLSYLKFIQKVISPTYKLDLLSKEEEIMLLMFHYDIWQEAGTKLNFFNVKESIESLKKNPIMLQEMREFTEHQINKIEFVEKEIDLGFSFPLKLHSRYNREEILASIGMSTFSKKSSNREGSAFNKKLSVEALFVTLKKTEKEYSPTTMYEDYAVNKTLFHWQSQNSISPQSPKGESYIQHKNIGKKILLFVREQNVDEYGFTMSYTFLGETEFIKSQGAKPMSVEWRLLEPMLTYILKESQKLAVG; the protein is encoded by the coding sequence ATGCAAAAGCTTATTTATTCCTTAGAAATTCTGGTTTTCATACCTAGCTATATTGGTTCTTCAAATCTTTCGCGTTCTGCTCTCACAAATGGTTTGGAATGGAACTTAAAAGTAACAACTCAGGAAATTGGCCACATAATCGATAAGTTTAAAAAAACTTTCGAGACCTATTGGGAAGATCCAGAATTTGAATTTTACGAAAAGGGAAAAGATCGGGAAAAATTAAGTAGCGCTCTTAAAAGACAAAGTTCATACGGCACTAATCAAATAACAACTTTTTTTGATTTAAAACCCTATCCCTATCAGGAGGAGATTTTAGCAAAATTACAATCTGAAAGAGAAGTGCATAACAGATGGAAAAATCTTTTGGTCGCAGCCACGGGAACTGGAAAAACAGTAATTTCTGCATTTGATTTTAAAAGATTCTATTTACAAAATCCATCGGCAAAATTCTTATTTGTTGCTCATCGAAAAGAAATATTACAACAAGCTCAAATCACGTTTCAGCATGTGCTTCGTGATGCAAATTTTGGAGAGTTATGGGTTGATGGAAATGAACCTGTAAGTTATGATCAAATTTTTGCTTCAGTCCAAACTTTAAATAATCGTTTAAAAAAATTAGAACTAGGTTCTGAATTTTATGATTATATAATTATTGATGAAGTTCATCACATTATAGCAGATAGCTACCGACCAATTCTAAAAAGATTTAGTCCTCAAATTCTATTAGGGTTAACAGCCACACCCGAAAGAATGGACGGTGGAGATATTGCAGAAGATTTTGACTACAAAATTGCTGCAGAAATACGATTGCCAGAAGCTTTAAATCGAAAGCTCTTAAGTCCTTTTCAATATTTTGCTCTTTCAGATACAATTGATCTATCCGATGTCAATTGGAGAAATGGTAAATATGAAATCAATGAACTAACCAAATTGTATACAGAAAATGATAGAAGAGTATCGGATATCATTCATAACTGTGAAGAATATTTAACCGATGTTCACGATGTACAAGCGCTAGGTTTTTGTGTAAGCCAAGAGCACGCAAGGTATATGGCAGAGAAATTTGCAATAGCAAATCTAAAAGCAGATTATTTGGTTAGTAGTAATAGTTCGTCTCGGGATGTAATTAGAAACAAACTCCTGAAAAAGGAAATAAACTATCTCTTCGTGGTAGACATATTTAATGAAGGTGTTGATATTCCTAATATAGATACGGTTCTTTTCCTCAGACCGACAGAAAGTTTGACGGTGTTTCTGCAGCAATTAGGCCGTGGCCTGAGACTAGCAGAAAATAAAGACTGTCTGACGGTTTTAGATTTTGTTGGAAATGCCCGTCCAGAATACGATTTTGAACATAAGTTTAGAGCACTTGTAGGCAAAACCCATACTTCTATAATTAAAGAAATTGAAGACGAATTTCCTCATTTACCATTAGGATGTTCTATTGTACTCGAGAAAAAAGCCAAGGAAGTAATTTTAAAAAATATTAGAGAAGCTACAGAATTTAGAAGACCTCAGCTTTTACTTAAAATCCAGCAGTTTAAACATCATTCAACTCTCCCGCTTACATTGAATAATTTTCTAGAATTTCATCATCTTGAAATCCGGCAAATTTACAGGAAAGGGAGCTGGAAACGATTATGTGTAGATGCAAAGGCAATCCCAGATTTTGATGAACCTCAAGAGAAAGAGCTTACCAGTTGTATGCAAAAGAAGCTTATGTACTGCAACTCCCTTAGTTACTTAAAATTTATTCAAAAAGTAATTTCTCCCACTTACAAATTGGATTTGCTAAGCAAAGAAGAAGAGATTATGCTTCTAATGTTCCATTATGACATATGGCAAGAAGCGGGAACAAAACTCAATTTTTTTAATGTAAAAGAAAGTATTGAATCTCTTAAGAAAAATCCAATAATGCTCCAAGAGATGCGGGAATTCACTGAACATCAAATAAACAAAATTGAATTCGTTGAGAAAGAGATTGATTTAGGTTTCTCATTCCCATTAAAACTCCATAGCAGATATAATAGAGAGGAAATCCTAGCCTCAATTGGAATGAGCACCTTCAGCAAAAAATCTTCAAATCGGGAAGGATCTGCTTTCAATAAGAAACTGAGTGTGGAGGCATTATTTGTGACACTTAAGAAAACTGAAAAAGAATATTCCCCGACTACCATGTATGAGGATTATGCCGTGAATAAAACGCTTTTCCACTGGCAGTCACAAAATAGCATCTCCCCCCAATCTCCAAAAGGAGAATCTTACATCCAGCATAAGAATATTGGAAAGAAAATTTTACTTTTCGTAAGGGAACAAAATGTAGATGAATATGGTTTTACAATGTCCTATACCTTCTTGGGAGAAACAGAATTTATAAAATCGCAAGGTGCAAAACCTATGAGTGTAGAATGGAGGCTTCTTGAGCCTATGCTTACTTATATTTTAAAGGAAAGTCAAAAATTAGCTGTTGGATAG
- a CDS encoding DinB family protein, which produces MKTNTENLITDLIERTRQNLNQAEMLKEHHEKELNFKPDAQSWSVLECIAHLNFYGDYYLPEIERRISQSRFPSEENFKAGLLGNYFAIIMLPGEKMKKMKTLKSTNPNGSKLNKKTLESFIFQQKKMLELLGKARKVSLNKTKTSISIASFIKLKLGDTFRVVIYHNDRHLQQAQRVLANAESAKASKIKFA; this is translated from the coding sequence ATGAAAACGAACACAGAAAACCTCATCACCGATCTTATTGAAAGAACCCGGCAAAACCTGAACCAGGCAGAAATGTTGAAAGAGCATCACGAAAAAGAACTCAATTTCAAACCCGATGCACAATCCTGGAGCGTCCTGGAATGTATTGCTCACCTCAACTTCTACGGCGACTATTACCTTCCCGAGATAGAGCGGAGAATAAGCCAAAGCCGTTTCCCTTCTGAAGAGAATTTCAAGGCTGGCCTGCTGGGAAATTACTTTGCCATAATCATGCTGCCCGGGGAGAAAATGAAGAAGATGAAAACCCTGAAGAGCACAAACCCCAACGGCAGCAAGCTGAATAAAAAGACGCTGGAGAGTTTTATTTTTCAGCAGAAAAAGATGCTGGAGCTGCTTGGCAAAGCTAGGAAAGTGAGCCTCAACAAAACCAAAACCTCGATAAGCATTGCTTCATTTATAAAATTAAAACTGGGAGATACTTTTAGGGTAGTGATCTATCACAATGACCGACATTTACAACAGGCACAGCGGGTTCTTGCAAACGCAGAAAGCGCAAAAGCTTCTAAAATCAAATTCGCCTAA
- a CDS encoding transporter yields the protein MYKKNLILLLIIFIPSLMLGQYGETIRTGRPGQAIGAFALGSKVFQVQSGLTYNRFEDAAGNENSTYMNNNVFRLGIWEKFEVSGVVGYRIAEEAPLTGNRIRGVSNTQIGARYNILEPNGAIPALGLQGRVLLKFQK from the coding sequence ATGTATAAAAAGAACCTGATACTTTTATTGATCATTTTTATTCCATCTCTTATGCTCGGGCAGTATGGAGAAACCATTCGTACAGGAAGACCGGGGCAGGCTATAGGAGCCTTTGCTTTGGGTAGTAAAGTTTTTCAGGTGCAAAGCGGGCTTACTTATAACCGTTTTGAAGATGCTGCCGGGAATGAGAACAGTACTTATATGAACAACAATGTATTCCGGCTGGGGATATGGGAGAAATTTGAAGTCAGCGGTGTGGTGGGTTATCGTATTGCTGAAGAAGCTCCCCTTACCGGAAACAGGATCCGCGGGGTGAGCAACACCCAGATAGGTGCCAGATATAATATCCTGGAGCCAAATGGCGCTATACCCGCACTGGGATTACAGGGCCGGGTGCTGCTTAAGTTTCAGAAATAG
- a CDS encoding site-specific integrase has product MQDLLSVLFYVRKSKEQDAIHATVYLRITYNGQRSETSTMRRVPIAKWNAKANKVGGSSIEARQVNRHLDIIKNNVYDSYQRLLEKKEAITAGKIRDEYLGKSDSERNIIQLFEEHNLRMKKLVGKEFSFRTLQRYNTTKKHLTAFILSSYKKKDYPVEDIDTQFINAFIYYLKTELDLTHNSALKYLAYLKKIVRVAFANGWMEKDPFYNFKLKNQSIDRDFLTKEEIVKIMEQDFSIPRLEHVRDVFVFSCFTGLAYSDVEKLSEDDVIKGIDGNLWIKIKRTKTKSLSSIPVLPVAQSLIEKYQEVKFPKGKLLLSLYQSKSQ; this is encoded by the coding sequence ATGCAAGATTTATTATCCGTTCTCTTCTATGTGAGAAAAAGTAAAGAACAAGATGCTATACACGCAACTGTATATTTAAGAATTACTTATAACGGCCAACGGTCAGAAACCAGCACTATGCGTAGAGTTCCAATAGCTAAATGGAATGCAAAAGCAAATAAAGTGGGAGGATCTTCTATTGAAGCACGGCAGGTAAACCGTCACCTGGATATTATTAAGAACAATGTATATGACAGTTATCAAAGGTTGCTGGAGAAAAAAGAAGCAATAACTGCGGGAAAAATTCGTGATGAGTATTTGGGCAAAAGCGATTCCGAGAGGAATATAATTCAACTTTTCGAGGAGCATAATTTGAGGATGAAAAAATTAGTTGGAAAAGAATTTTCTTTTCGCACACTCCAGAGGTACAACACAACAAAAAAACATCTGACAGCTTTTATTCTTAGTTCCTATAAGAAAAAGGATTATCCGGTTGAGGATATTGACACCCAATTTATTAATGCCTTTATCTACTATCTCAAAACAGAGCTGGATCTTACCCATAATTCTGCATTAAAATATTTAGCCTACCTGAAGAAGATTGTTCGGGTTGCTTTTGCCAATGGGTGGATGGAGAAAGATCCCTTTTATAATTTTAAATTAAAGAACCAGTCTATTGACAGGGATTTCCTAACAAAGGAAGAGATTGTAAAAATAATGGAGCAGGATTTTTCTATCCCAAGATTAGAACATGTAAGGGATGTTTTTGTCTTCTCGTGTTTCACGGGATTAGCCTATTCTGATGTTGAAAAACTTTCAGAAGATGATGTAATAAAAGGGATTGATGGAAATTTGTGGATTAAGATTAAAAGGACCAAGACCAAATCCCTTAGTAGTATTCCCGTACTTCCTGTTGCACAAAGTTTAATTGAGAAATACCAGGAAGTAAAATTTCCTAAAGGAAAATTGTTGCTTAGTTTATACCAATCAAAGAGTCAATAG
- a CDS encoding peroxiredoxin family protein, whose translation MYAISLDQHRDSWLKAIDEDGLTWTNVSELKGGENEASYVYGINGIPDNFLIDENGTIIARNLRGEDFTRKLEELFGKK comes from the coding sequence ATCTACGCTATCTCTCTTGACCAGCATAGGGATTCATGGTTAAAAGCGATCGACGAAGACGGTCTCACCTGGACCAATGTAAGTGAACTCAAAGGAGGTGAGAATGAAGCTTCTTATGTCTATGGCATCAATGGAATCCCTGATAATTTTCTAATTGATGAAAACGGAACCATCATTGCCCGTAATCTTCGAGGTGAAGATTTTACCCGAAAACTGGAAGAATTATTTGGTAAAAAGTAA